The genomic stretch AGGCCGGAGGATTTGCAACTTTCCTGAGCAATCGCTTTTCTCCGAGGGTCTGAACGAGTAACCAGTCTGCTGTCTCCTATGCGCCGCGCCATCTACCCTGGAAGTTTTGATCCCATCACCAACGGCCACCTGGACGTGTTGCAACGCGCGGCCGGGCTGTTTGACGAACTGATCGTCGCCGTGGCCCAGGACAATGCCAAGCAGAGCCTCTTCACCGTGGAAGAGCGGGTGGAATTGCTGATCGGCGCCACCGAACACATCCCAAACCTGAAAGTGATGCCGTTTCAGGGGCTGCTGGTGGATTTTGCCAAACAGCAAGGTGCGGTGGCCCTGGTACGCGGGCTGCGGGCCGTGAGTGACTTTGAGTTTGAATTCCAGCTCGCCCTGATGAACCGGAAACTGGAGCCCAACCTGGAAACCATGTTTCTGATGCCCCGCGAAGAGCTGACCTATATCAGCAGCCGGCTGGTGAAAGAGATCTCCCGGCTGGGTGGCAACGTAAATCAATTTGTCCCCCCCCACGTCGTCGCGGCCTTGAAAGCCCGGCAAATGAAGAGCTGAAGGCCGCTGGGCCCGTCTTCCCATCCCCCCTTTAACCGTTATGAATCCCTTCCAATTCGACATCCGCAACCTGCCCATTGATGGCAAACAGGTGACGGGCAGCCTGCCTGCCAGCTTTTTCCAGCTCCCTGAAAACGATCTGGTCAAAGCCGAGACACCGGTGGTCTATGACCTCACTTTTATCCATGATGACAAGGACATCATCGTCACTGGCAGCCTGGATGCCACTTTCAGTCTGGAGTGTGGGCGCTGCCTGGAGCGTTTCCAGCAGCGGGTGCACCTGGCCGAATACCAGGCCGAGGTGCCAATTGAAAAGGAAACAACGATGGACTTGACAGACCTCGTGAGAGAAGACATTCTGCTCACCCTTCCGAACTTCCCGCGCTGTGAAGACGGCAACGTTGATCCGCGCGACTGTCCTGCTGAGGGCAACTTCGATCCAACTGATGAACCTCTGGTGAACGAAGAGCCTGGT from Prosthecobacter algae encodes the following:
- the coaD gene encoding pantetheine-phosphate adenylyltransferase → MRRAIYPGSFDPITNGHLDVLQRAAGLFDELIVAVAQDNAKQSLFTVEERVELLIGATEHIPNLKVMPFQGLLVDFAKQQGAVALVRGLRAVSDFEFEFQLALMNRKLEPNLETMFLMPREELTYISSRLVKEISRLGGNVNQFVPPHVVAALKARQMKS